Part of the Rhodopirellula islandica genome is shown below.
TCTGGAATCAGTGTCCAGCAATGGAGCACCACCATCCGGACGATGCAGCGGATGCAAGAGAACTTGATCGAATGAAGTTGCGAGTCGATGAACCCATCACCCCCTTTGGAGAAAAGCCCAATGAATCGAACACGAAACGCACTGTTTGCTGCGAAGTTGTTAGCGGTGGTCTTGCTTGGGGCCGCACCCGTGGTCGCGCAGGAGAACGCAGCGACGGCAAAGCTGAGGCAGCAATCCAAACAGTTTGAAGAAGAGATCGTTCATGTTTCCGACAACGTCTACATCGCGGTGGGATACAGTGTTTCGAACGTCACGATGATCGAGGGCGACGATGGAGTCGTGATCATCGACACAGGCATTTCGCTGGACGATGCCAACCGGATCGTGGCAGAGTTTCGCAAACTCAGTGACAAGCCGGTCAAGGGAATTGTTTTCACGCACTCCCACGGCGATCACACGAACGGAGCGGCAGCGTTCTTTGGGGAAGAGCGACCACAGATCTGGGCTCACAAAAACTTCGGCAGTGAAGCCCAACCGTTGGTTGCCGGTGGCGTGACATTTCAAAGCGTTCGAGGTGCACGTCAGGCTGGTTTCAAGCTGCCACCCGAGCAGCGTATCAACAACGGCGTCGCACCCGTTCGGTATCCCAAACGAGGTGGTCAAGCTTTCGCATCGCGAGCGGAAACCAAGCCGACTCACTTTCTGGAAGAGGACCGTCAAACGATCGAGATTGCAGGTGTCGAACTTGAACTGGTTTCGTCTCCTGGCGAGACCAACGATCAGTTGTTCGTCTGGTATCCCGCTGGAAAGGCGTTGTTTGCCGGCGATAATTTCTACCGATCGTTTCCGAACTTGTATGCCATCCGTGGGACTCCCAATCGCAGCGTGCGTTTGTGGGCGGAGAGTCTTGGCAAGTTAGCGGCCAACGATGCGGATGTGTTGGTTGGTGGTCACACCAAACCGATCCTCGGAGCCAGCAAAGTCAAGCAAGTCTTGGAAGACTACCGCGATGCCGTTCAGTTCATTCACGACAAAACCGTCGAAGGAATGAACCAAGGAATGACGCCAGACGAATTGGTCGGCTATGTCCAGTTGCCGGAAAACCTAGCCAGCAAAGATTACTTGCAGCCCTTCTACGGGCATCCTGAATGGGGCGTCCGCAGTGTCTTCAACGGATACTTTGGCTGGTACGACGGCAACCCATCGAACTTGTTTCGTTTGTCACCGCGAGCGGAAGCGGAGCGAGTTGCCCAATTGGCCGGAGGGCCTGACAAACTGTTCGCTGTCGCGAAGGCTGCGTTGGCTGACGATGACAACCAATGGGCAGCACAGCTTGCCGATCATCTGTTGGCGATCGACGGTGATTCGGCCGATGCGAAAGTGTTGAAAGCCGATGCGTTGAGCAAACTCGCTGGCGGAATGGTCAACGCCACTGCGAGAAACTACTACCTCACCGTTGCTCGCGAACTTCGTGAAGAAGCCGCGGCGAAATAGAGGGTCCAGGTTTTCACGACGCGACGCGGTTTCGGCAACTTCGCAATTGCCGAAGCTGCGTTTCGCTTTGATCCCGCGGTTGATTTGCTATGCTTTCGGCCCTCCAAGACACAAGACAATTCTCGGTCTGGAGGAATTGAGATTTGGGGCAATCAATCGGTCTTCGTGAGGATCGTTCCTCGGCGTCGAGGTTTGATCCGTTTGATTGTCCGACCTGCTTCTACGCTGACCTGTTTTTTACACTGAGAGCCCGCATCTTGTGAGTCCGCCGCCACCGCTTCCCATGTTGATCACCGGCATTGCTGGTGTGCCAGGGTACAACGCGTTGCACTACTTTCGGTCGTTGTACGGTGATCAGGTCATCGGCATTCGTCAGCCATCGATGTGGCCGTTGGTCGGTGAGGGGATTGTCGCTTGCGATGTCGAGGACGCGGATCAAGTCAATGCATTGTGGGCGAAGTACCGGTTTGCAAGCTTGTTGAACTGTGGCGGAAGTTGTCGGTTGAAGTCGTGCGAGCTGGATCCGGAAATGGCTCATCGCGTCAACGTTACCAGCACGGAAAACATGATCCGAGCGGCGGTTTGCTACCACGCGCAGGTCATTCATTTGTCCATCGACTTGGTCTACGCTGGTCGTGAGGACCGGGGGTACCACGAACATGATCCGCCCGACCCAGTCACGGTGTACGGGGCGAAGATGGTCGAGGCGGAACAGGTCGTGCGCCGCTCGAGGCCGGATGCGTGCCTGCTGCGAATTTCGCTGCCGATGGGGATCAGCTTCAGCGGTCACGCTGGAGCCATTGATTGGATCTCATCGCGATTCAAGCAAGGCAAGCCGGCCACGTTGTACATCGACGAAGCCCGCACCCCCACCTACACCGACTGCATGAACCGGTTGTTTGCTCGGCTGTTGGCACGCCCCATCGAGGGGACGTTTCACGCTGGTGGGACGCGGCGGTTGAGCCTGTATCAGATCGCACAAATTGTTAGCGTCGTGGGTGGTTACGATCCCGATTGCCTGCAAGGATGCCCGCGGATGGAAGCTGGGCCGATGCCACCGCGTGCCGGTGACGTGACGATGGATTCGTCCAAGCTAGCGGACGCGATCGGGTGTGAGCCATTCGATCCCTGGCCAGCCGACGATGCACTGGTGCCGACCGATCCAGAATGGCACTACCGGATGGCCAAGCAGTTTGGCGGCAGCGAATCGGCGGTGCATCGACTGCTGTACTGCAACCCAATTCGCCCCGGGATTGTGCCACCTAGCCGAGACGAGCTTTGGGGCGAGCGATTTGGCAAGTGATCTGGTCTGACGGTTGATTGGGCATGGCGGCGCATTGCAGCGTGGAAGCATCCGTTCCTTGGCGAAGCGTTCCCGTTTTTAAGCAGGTCGGCAGGAATGATCGGGCATCACCATGTGAGCCGTTTGGGCGTTAGCCCCGGTTGGACGTGGAAGCAACCACGCTTGCCAAGACATTTCAAATGCCGAAAGACTCCTGCCAACCTGCTTAGTTGAGTTGCTTGGCGAGTGTCTCTTCGATGGCCTGGATGATTTGGGCGTTCTTTTCGGCGTCCAGTGCATCGGCGTGGGGTGGTCCAAACTCTCCGGTGTCGTTGTTGAAGTATTGGCCCGATGCGGTGGCGAATTCGTCGTCCAATGTGGCACGGGTGAGAATCTTCGCTCCGATGTTGATGTCTTGGCCTGGAACACCGAAAGCTTGCTGGACCATTTTGCTGGCGAGCAAGGATCCCGGGTTCACTGCGATGATCGCCGGGCCGTCGGTGCCGAGGGAATCTGCCAGACCGCGGGACCACATGGTGAGCGCAAGTTTGCTTTGCGAATAGGCATCCAGGTCACTCAGCAGGCGCTCACCACGAAACGCGTCCATTGCCACGGGAGATTGAGCGGACGAGGAGAGGTTGATGACTCGGCTGGTTGAATCCATTCGCGGCAACAATCGCTGCGTCAACAGGTACGGTGCGATCGCGTTGACCACGAACCGAACATCGAGGCCCTCCGGCGAGAGCGGATCGGAGGTCGAGAAGACGCCCGCGTTGTTGATCAGCACGTCCAGATGATCGTGCTTGGCGGACACGGCCTCGGCCAGCGATTTCACTTCGTTCATGCGGGACAGGTCGGCCACGTAGCATTCGACCACGGCCTCATTGGAAAGTTCCCGCAAGGAGTGTTCCAATTGCTCGAGTTTCTGGGCATCGCGGCCATGCAGCAAAAGATGGTGGCCGAGGGGGGCCAGCATTTTGGCGGTCGCCAGTCCAATGCCGTCGGTGGCTCCGGTGATCAGAATGCGTTTCATCAGTGACTCATTTCGTGTCGAATTTTGGAAGGGCTTTTTAAGCGATTGGCGGCACCGTTGTTCAACTTCGGTTGGGAGCAATCCTAGGTCCTCGGTGACTTGATTGACACCCATCGCGGTGTTGCGGTTCACGCGAAAAGCCGTTCCAGGTCCGCTGGCGAGTCTTTTCGCGTTGATCTAATTCTCGATGACGACTTTGCCCATGGTTTTGCCGCTCTCGAGCCTCGCGTAGGCTTGGCCAGCTTCTTCCAGCGAAAAGTTGGTTTCATCGAGAACGGGTTTCAGGTCACCGGACTCGGCGATCTCCGTCAGTTTGCGGAGGATTTCGCCATGCTGTTCCCTGTTGTGGTGGTGCAGCATCGGGATCAACATGAAGACGACGTGAAGAGACAAGCCTTTGAAGTGAGCTGGCGTGAGATCCAGTTCGCACATCGAAACGGTCGTCGCAATTTGCCCGTTGAGTGCAGCGGCTTCGAACGAGTTGGTCAGGTTGGCTCCTCCGACGGAATCAAACACCACATCGAATCCGGCTCCATCGGTGTGTTTGGCAACGTATTGCTCGACCGACTCGGTTTTGTAGTTGATGCCCGTCGCACCCAGCTTTTCAATGAGGGCGAGTTGTGGCTCGCCGCCACCCGTGGAGTAAACGTCGGTTCCGAAGTGCTTAGCCAATTGCAACGCGATGTGTCCAACGCCGCCTGAGCCACCGTGCACGAGGACTTTCTGGCCCGCTTGGATGCCGGCCCGCACCAAGCCTTCGTAGGCGGTGATCGCAACGAGTGGCAACGCCGCGGCTTCTTTCATCGACAGGTTCTTGGCCTTGTGCGCGATCAAGTCCGCATCGGCCACGATGTAATCAGCCAAGGTGCCCGGCAGATCTGCCAGCCCGCCGGCGCAGCCATAGACTTCGTCGCCAACGGAATAGTTCTGCACACCTTCGCCAACGGCTTCGACGGTTCCGGCGAAGTCCATGCCGAGAAGGGCAGGGGCGGATGGCGAGAGAGGCAGTTCCTCACCCATTTTGCGAATCATCGTGTCGACCGTGTTCACGCTCGAGGCGGCAATCTTGACCAACACGTGGCCCGGTTTGACGGCAGGTTGATCGACTTCGGATGCTTCGAAGGCTGCGTTTTCACCGTAGTTCTTGATCAGCATGGCTTTCATGATTGGTTTCCTTTGAATTGAAAGTGGCTCGGACGCAATCGCACGATTTCGTTGTTTTCGCGGTCCCGTGACTGTTTGTTTGTCAGTACAGTGTGATAATAGGAGTAGATGCCAAACCGGCAAGAACGCACTTTTGAGACACATAGGCACAAAATGGATACCAATGGAAAAGCTCGGCATTTGAACTACGAGCTGCCGGCGTGTCCCGTCGAAGCGACCTTGGAGCTGATCGGCGGCAAGTGGAAAGGGATCGTGCTTTACTATTTGTTGGTCGATGGACGAGTTCGCTTCAGCGAGCTGAAACGCAAGGTTGGCTGCGTCACACAGAGAATGCTGACCAAGCAACTTCGCGAATTGGAGAGCGCCGGTTTGGTCAATCGAATCGTCTACGCGGAAGTACCACCGCGAGTGGAGTACGAATTGACGGAAGAAGGCGAGTCGCTCAAACCCGTTTTGCTGTTGCTGAAGAAATGGGGCGAAAGTCACGCGTTGCAACTGCTGCAGGAACGCGAAAATCGCAAACCTGTGGAAGCGTCGTGACCGACGTTTTCCTAGAATGCATCTCCATGAGTTTTATCACGGCATGAACTCAGGTTGAATGCGGGCGATGTTCGTATCTCGACGACGCTTTCGGTTGCAACCGTAGTGGATGAGGCAACGAATCCTTCCGCTTTCCTGAACACCGCACTCTTCTCCCGACCATTCCCAGGACAACAGAGATGGATTTAAAATTGAGCGGCAACACCGCTTTGGTCACGGGTGGCGCCAGCGGGATAGGGTTGGCGACCGCGAGGCTGTTTGTGGAAGAAGGTTGTTCGATTCAGCTTTGGGATGTCTCGCCCAAAGTCGAAGATGCGGCCAGCGAGTTGCGAGAGCTGGGCGTGAACGTCAGCACGCAAGTGGTCGATATCGTCGATGAACGACAAGTTGAACAGGCGGTCGGTTGCTGCCTCGATCAGCACGGGCGTCTGGATCATGTGGTGCACTGCGCCGCGATCGGGTCGGGGAAGTTTGGCTTCCCGTTCACCCGTGTCGCCCCGAGTGAATGGAAACGAACTCTGGAGGTCAACGTCATCGGAATGGCCAATGTTGCTGCGGCTTTGGCTCCTCCTATGGTTGCTCAACGATCGGGCACGTTTGTGTTTCTGGCATCCATCGCGGGACAGATGGGATCGCAGACCGATCCGCCCTACAGTGCCAGCAAGGCAGCCAACATCAACTTTGCCCAGTGCATGGCCAAAGACTTGGCACCGCACAATGTTCGGGTGAACACGGTTTGTCCCGGGATGGTGAAGACGGCCCTGAACCGTTCGGTTTGGCAGGCTTGGTATGACGGCGCCCCACCACAAGATCGACTTTCCTACGAAGACTGGACGGATCAAAAGATCAAGGACGTGATCCCGCTCGCCCGTTGGCAAACCAGCGAAGACATCGCCGCGATGATCGTGTTCCTCTCGTCAGAACGAGCCAAAGAAGTGACGGGACAAACCATCAACGTGGATGGCGGTTGCGTGATGCATTGTTAGTCAGGCGGGCAGGAATGATTGTGGACAACCAGGTGACCTGTGGCGAACGCCGAACGGCTCACCTACCCGAAGACTCCTGCATGCTTGCTTCAGCCAAGCAAACCGTGGATGGAGCGTCGTTTTGCACAAAATGGCGGGACCAATCACAATCTTGCCCACGATTCATGTCCAATTCTGTTGCGTTCCGCCATTCCATGGCCGTTCAGTCAACTTGAAACCATTCTCCCACCGAATTCTTTGAGCTGGAAAATGAAAACCCTGCGGCGTCTGATGCCATGCTTCTTGCTTCTGTTGATGGTGTCGGATGCAAAGTTTGCAGGCGGCCAGCAACCACCGATTCGGACGGATCTGTTCATCAGTGGGGTTTACCCGCACCTGACGACGTATGGCATTTACAGCCAGAACGGGGCTCATTTGAAAACAGGCCACAACGAGTGTGGGATCGGCGCGATCGTGCCGTGGGCCGGCAAGCTTTGGATGGTCAACTATGCACCGCATATGCCGGGCGGCAGCGAGCATAAACTGTTCTCCGTCGATCCCGATTTGACGAAGCCTTTGAATGTGCATCCTGAAAGCGTTGGCGGGACACCTGCGGGACGGATGATCCATGAAGAGTCACGGCAGTTGCTGATTGGTCATCACTTGATCGATGCCAAAGGCAACGTGCGAACGATCTCGCCGAGCGACATGCCAATGCGAGTGACGGCGATCACACGGCATCTGAAAGACCCGGAGAACATGGTGTACTACATCGACATGGAAGGCGCGATTTGGGAAGCCAACGTGCACTCCTTGGAGGTCCAACGCTTGTTCAAAAAGCCGGTTCCGGGTTGGCACGGGAAGGGTGGCTACACCTCGCAAGGACGTTTGGTGATTTCCAACAACGGGGAATTGCATGTGGGAAGTTACAAGGATGTCTTGGTGGGTGGCGAAGCCAAGACGGAGGAAGAACGCGGCGTGCTGGCGGAGTGGGATGGTGAGACGTGGAAGATCGTCGAGCGTCGGCAGTACACGGAAGTCACCGGCCCCAATGGGATCACCGGAGGCAGCGACGGGGACGATCCGATTTGGGCGATGGGTTGGGATCGACGAACCGTTCGGCTGAAGGTGTTGGAAGACGGCAAGTGGCACACCTATTTGCTACCCAAGGCAGCTTATTGCAACGACGCCAGTCATGGTTGGTACACCGAATGGCCGCGAATTCGTGAGATCACGGATGGACGCTGGATGATGGACATGCATGGGATGTTCTTTGATTTTCCCAAGACGTTTTCAGTGAAGCAGTCCAAGGGAATTCGGCCGATTGGCAGTCACCTCCGCTACGTTCCGGACTTCTGTGCCTGGAACGGTCAATTGGTGCTGGCAACGGATGAGACCAGCATCCAAGGCAATCCTTTGGCGGGCCAACCGCAGAGCAATTTGTGGTTTGGTGACTACCAAGACTTGCAGACTTGGGGTCCTGCGTCAGCTTATGGTGGGCCGTGGATTGATGATGAAGTGAAGGCCAACGAATGGTCCGATCCGTTTCTCGTCGATGGTTTCCAATCGCGAACCTTGTACTTGGCGGTTGGCCAATTGAAATCGAAGCCAGTGGTCACGTTGCGAGCGACTGACCAACAAGAAATCACATCGATGCCGGAGGAATTGAGTGCGCTTCCGACCGTGACGGTACGACGTGGCAACTGGACTCGACCGGCACCGGGCTACGCCTTCCAGGTCGATCAGCCTGTCACGGTTTACTTGGCCGTGGATCATCGAGGCGACCCGCCCATGTCGTCGGACTGGCAGTTGACGCAGATGGAAGTTCGGTGGGGCAATGGACACCACGATCGAGTTTACAAGCGTTCCTTCCCGGCAGGGGAAATCTCGATTCCAGCCAATGAAACCGAGCACACGCCTGGATCATTTGGGATGCCGCACACCGCGTTCGTTGCTGGCAACGCAGCCGTGAAGATGATTCGTGGTGAGGGAGCGACGCTGAATCAATCGCAGGCTTCGCAGCAATCCAAAAACATCGTGGTGCCTGCGGATGCTTCCGTTCAGTTCACGATGCAACTTGATCCAAATGGAACGAACGAGTGGATTGACTTTCGTCAGTTTTCGGTGGCTGGTGAGAACTCGGTTGTCGAGATGCTTCCCGAACAGATGGACGCCGTTTGGGTACGGTTCAAAACGG
Proteins encoded:
- a CDS encoding alkyl/aryl-sulfatase, with the protein product MNRTRNALFAAKLLAVVLLGAAPVVAQENAATAKLRQQSKQFEEEIVHVSDNVYIAVGYSVSNVTMIEGDDGVVIIDTGISLDDANRIVAEFRKLSDKPVKGIVFTHSHGDHTNGAAAFFGEERPQIWAHKNFGSEAQPLVAGGVTFQSVRGARQAGFKLPPEQRINNGVAPVRYPKRGGQAFASRAETKPTHFLEEDRQTIEIAGVELELVSSPGETNDQLFVWYPAGKALFAGDNFYRSFPNLYAIRGTPNRSVRLWAESLGKLAANDADVLVGGHTKPILGASKVKQVLEDYRDAVQFIHDKTVEGMNQGMTPDELVGYVQLPENLASKDYLQPFYGHPEWGVRSVFNGYFGWYDGNPSNLFRLSPRAEAERVAQLAGGPDKLFAVAKAALADDDNQWAAQLADHLLAIDGDSADAKVLKADALSKLAGGMVNATARNYYLTVARELREEAAAK
- a CDS encoding SDR family oxidoreductase — translated: MLITGIAGVPGYNALHYFRSLYGDQVIGIRQPSMWPLVGEGIVACDVEDADQVNALWAKYRFASLLNCGGSCRLKSCELDPEMAHRVNVTSTENMIRAAVCYHAQVIHLSIDLVYAGREDRGYHEHDPPDPVTVYGAKMVEAEQVVRRSRPDACLLRISLPMGISFSGHAGAIDWISSRFKQGKPATLYIDEARTPTYTDCMNRLFARLLARPIEGTFHAGGTRRLSLYQIAQIVSVVGGYDPDCLQGCPRMEAGPMPPRAGDVTMDSSKLADAIGCEPFDPWPADDALVPTDPEWHYRMAKQFGGSESAVHRLLYCNPIRPGIVPPSRDELWGERFGK
- a CDS encoding SDR family NAD(P)-dependent oxidoreductase, which gives rise to MKRILITGATDGIGLATAKMLAPLGHHLLLHGRDAQKLEQLEHSLRELSNEAVVECYVADLSRMNEVKSLAEAVSAKHDHLDVLINNAGVFSTSDPLSPEGLDVRFVVNAIAPYLLTQRLLPRMDSTSRVINLSSSAQSPVAMDAFRGERLLSDLDAYSQSKLALTMWSRGLADSLGTDGPAIIAVNPGSLLASKMVQQAFGVPGQDINIGAKILTRATLDDEFATASGQYFNNDTGEFGPPHADALDAEKNAQIIQAIEETLAKQLN
- a CDS encoding zinc-dependent alcohol dehydrogenase family protein, with protein sequence MKAMLIKNYGENAAFEASEVDQPAVKPGHVLVKIAASSVNTVDTMIRKMGEELPLSPSAPALLGMDFAGTVEAVGEGVQNYSVGDEVYGCAGGLADLPGTLADYIVADADLIAHKAKNLSMKEAAALPLVAITAYEGLVRAGIQAGQKVLVHGGSGGVGHIALQLAKHFGTDVYSTGGGEPQLALIEKLGATGINYKTESVEQYVAKHTDGAGFDVVFDSVGGANLTNSFEAAALNGQIATTVSMCELDLTPAHFKGLSLHVVFMLIPMLHHHNREQHGEILRKLTEIAESGDLKPVLDETNFSLEEAGQAYARLESGKTMGKVVIEN
- a CDS encoding winged helix-turn-helix transcriptional regulator; translation: MDTNGKARHLNYELPACPVEATLELIGGKWKGIVLYYLLVDGRVRFSELKRKVGCVTQRMLTKQLRELESAGLVNRIVYAEVPPRVEYELTEEGESLKPVLLLLKKWGESHALQLLQERENRKPVEAS
- a CDS encoding SDR family NAD(P)-dependent oxidoreductase, encoding MDLKLSGNTALVTGGASGIGLATARLFVEEGCSIQLWDVSPKVEDAASELRELGVNVSTQVVDIVDERQVEQAVGCCLDQHGRLDHVVHCAAIGSGKFGFPFTRVAPSEWKRTLEVNVIGMANVAAALAPPMVAQRSGTFVFLASIAGQMGSQTDPPYSASKAANINFAQCMAKDLAPHNVRVNTVCPGMVKTALNRSVWQAWYDGAPPQDRLSYEDWTDQKIKDVIPLARWQTSEDIAAMIVFLSSERAKEVTGQTINVDGGCVMHC